Proteins encoded in a region of the Synergistaceae bacterium genome:
- the csrA gene encoding carbon storage regulator CsrA: MLVLSRRVNESIQIGTDIEIMVIDVRGDVVRLGITAPQSTQIWRKELWDVIVQENKTAAGGSTLPDYKAAARLPLSTFSKLSKIPTVHINNRIDDKE, encoded by the coding sequence ATGCTCGTACTTAGCAGAAGAGTAAACGAAAGCATTCAAATCGGGACTGATATAGAAATTATGGTAATTGACGTTCGCGGCGATGTGGTGAGACTCGGAATAACTGCCCCGCAATCGACTCAAATTTGGCGAAAAGAGTTATGGGACGTAATTGTTCAGGAAAATAAGACAGCTGCAGGAGGTTCGACTCTTCCGGATTATAAAGCTGCTGCACGCCTGCCGTTGTCTACGTTCTCGAAATTGTCAAAGATTCCGACCGTTCATATTAATAATAGGATTGATGATAAAGAATGA
- a CDS encoding lactate utilization protein, with the protein MTHDNVIKANEIIGLDAVKALQKRGFTAEYAATGQDALRRILEIIPQNASVGIPGTVTIRDIGALDALKNRGNKIFQHWGEMSNQERREARFLENTADVFLTSANALTRDGEIINIDGTGNRVAGMSWGNGLVLFIIGINKLAFDLSDGIKRAKSATIPNAIRQHEETACVKAGHCVECRDDKSMCRAILILERPVKGRQYHIIIVGENYGY; encoded by the coding sequence ATGACTCACGACAACGTAATCAAAGCAAATGAAATTATCGGACTCGACGCTGTAAAGGCTCTGCAAAAACGCGGTTTCACAGCAGAATATGCAGCAACAGGCCAAGACGCTTTAAGACGTATTCTCGAAATTATCCCGCAAAACGCTTCTGTCGGAATCCCCGGCACTGTAACAATTAGGGATATAGGCGCACTCGACGCACTCAAGAATCGAGGCAACAAAATTTTTCAGCACTGGGGCGAAATGTCAAATCAAGAACGCAGAGAAGCAAGATTCTTAGAGAATACCGCAGATGTTTTCTTGACGAGCGCAAACGCCTTGACCAGAGACGGAGAAATTATCAACATTGACGGGACAGGAAACAGAGTCGCCGGAATGTCATGGGGTAACGGACTCGTTTTGTTCATAATAGGAATCAATAAACTTGCATTTGACTTATCAGACGGAATCAAACGCGCAAAATCTGCAACAATCCCAAACGCTATAAGACAGCACGAAGAGACTGCATGTGTTAAGGCCGGTCATTGTGTCGAATGCAGAGACGATAAAAGCATGTGCAGAGCGATTTTAATTCTTGAACGTCCAGTAAAAGGGCGGCAGTATCATATTATTATAGTCGGCGAAAATTACGGCTATTAA
- the purE gene encoding 5-(carboxyamino)imidazole ribonucleotide mutase: protein MSAKKIAIILGSDSDLHIAEKSVKVLKTLALDFTINIISAHRTPEKLREFAINARENNFGVIIAIAGKSAALAGVLAAHTRLPVIAVPVMSQDLGGLDALLSSVQMPPGVPVACVAIDGGANAAWLAARILSVNDEVLAQKLEIETQKMSESVERKNHDLQAKFL, encoded by the coding sequence ATGAGCGCGAAAAAAATTGCAATTATATTAGGCTCCGACAGTGATTTACACATTGCAGAAAAAAGCGTGAAGGTGTTAAAGACTCTTGCTCTTGACTTCACGATAAATATAATTTCTGCACATAGAACCCCTGAAAAATTGCGGGAATTTGCCATTAATGCGCGTGAAAATAATTTCGGCGTAATTATTGCTATTGCGGGAAAATCTGCGGCTCTTGCTGGTGTGTTAGCTGCTCATACAAGACTGCCGGTTATAGCTGTTCCCGTAATGAGTCAGGATTTAGGCGGACTCGACGCGTTATTATCAAGTGTCCAAATGCCTCCTGGTGTGCCTGTCGCGTGTGTTGCCATTGACGGCGGTGCAAATGCTGCGTGGCTTGCTGCAAGAATTTTATCTGTCAATGATGAAGTTCTCGCGCAAAAATTAGAGATCGAGACTCAAAAAATGTCAGAAAGTGTTGAGAGAAAGAATCATGACTTACAAGCAAAATTCTTATAA
- the purN gene encoding phosphoribosylglycinamide formyltransferase, translating into MVKISVLVSGGGTNLQALIDSQNNGILESGQIVQVISSRHDAFAIERAKRANIPCEVVSFGANFESNLLDSLKKFNPDIIVLAGFMHILSKNFIESCNAVIINVHPSLIPAFCGKGFYGLRVHEAVLNSGAKVTGATVHLVNEIPDGGQILAQKAVKILPDDTPEKLQRRVMERAEWVILPRAVEEICRKLDNKIFASPIKYPGRGIITGMTESGKIALAYFIMGRSQSSKARIFAKSGDDLIIKLVNQDKDFDSSLILYSPLRVCGKNIIITNGDQTDTIYDFLNESKTFEQALRTREYEPDAPHYTPRISAVITPSGYKQSILKRAGKFFFEYEFTAGKGHLIHTYNNDVMRDKILPSFMGEPREIKICDDINLFADSLWSELSDDYRVALYVRFYEPDFTSCTDKLFNTKE; encoded by the coding sequence ATGGTGAAAATTTCTGTCTTGGTCTCAGGAGGCGGAACAAATTTACAGGCTCTAATTGACTCGCAAAATAACGGCATTCTTGAGTCCGGTCAAATCGTGCAGGTTATTTCTAGCCGTCATGACGCATTTGCAATCGAACGCGCTAAACGTGCAAATATCCCTTGTGAGGTCGTGAGCTTTGGCGCAAATTTCGAGTCAAACCTCTTAGATTCCCTCAAAAAATTTAATCCTGATATTATAGTCTTGGCCGGTTTCATGCACATTTTGAGCAAAAATTTTATTGAGTCCTGTAATGCTGTAATTATCAACGTTCACCCCTCGTTAATTCCGGCGTTCTGCGGCAAAGGCTTTTACGGTCTGCGAGTCCATGAAGCTGTGTTAAATTCCGGCGCAAAAGTTACAGGAGCAACCGTTCATTTAGTGAATGAGATTCCCGACGGAGGCCAAATTTTAGCACAGAAGGCCGTTAAAATTCTTCCTGACGATACACCCGAAAAATTACAGCGTAGAGTCATGGAACGTGCGGAATGGGTTATTTTGCCGCGTGCTGTCGAGGAAATTTGCAGAAAGTTGGACAACAAAATTTTTGCGTCTCCGATAAAATATCCCGGTCGAGGCATTATAACGGGAATGACTGAATCCGGAAAAATTGCGCTTGCTTATTTCATCATGGGCAGAAGTCAATCAAGTAAAGCGAGAATATTTGCAAAGTCAGGCGATGATTTAATTATCAAGCTCGTTAATCAAGATAAAGATTTTGACAGCTCGTTAATTCTTTATTCGCCCTTAAGAGTTTGCGGCAAAAATATTATTATCACCAACGGAGACCAGACCGACACGATTTATGATTTCCTGAACGAGTCAAAAACTTTCGAACAAGCACTACGAACCCGCGAATATGAACCCGACGCACCTCACTACACGCCCAGAATCAGCGCAGTTATTACGCCTTCAGGTTATAAGCAGAGCATATTAAAACGTGCAGGAAAATTTTTCTTCGAGTACGAGTTTACAGCCGGAAAAGGCCATTTGATTCACACTTATAATAATGACGTAATGAGAGATAAAATTTTGCCGTCTTTCATGGGGGAGCCTAGAGAAATAAAAATTTGCGATGACATAAATTTATTCGCTGATTCTTTATGGTCAGAATTAAGCGATGATTACAGAGTTGCGCTTTACGTGAGATTTTACGAGCCCGATTTTACGAGCTGCACCGACAAATTATTTAACACTAAGGAGTGA
- a CDS encoding phosphoribosylaminoimidazolecarboxamide formyltransferase, with protein MNEYLLKYGCNPDQSPARIFMRNDKDLPLEILNGRPGYINFLDALNSWQLVRELRKTLNLPAAASFKHVSPAGSALGLPLSDNERKLFFVDDKLNINDSLLACAYARARGTDRLSSFGDWIALSDKCDAITAEYIKREVSDGVIAPDYEPEALEILKTKRKGNYAVVKIDSSYEPDLLETRDVFGITFEQSRSIAPVVEPAKFDSPVTNSQSIPDFARRDLILALITLKYTQSNSVCVTKDGQTLGVGAGQQSRLHCVKLACDKADLRILREHPKILALEFDSKIGRPERDNAINVILTTNSGIISDSERKEWLANNFGSSLGSDAFFPFPDNIERAALSGIKFIAQPGGSIRDDLVIKACESHNISMVMTGKRLFHH; from the coding sequence ATGAACGAGTATTTATTGAAATATGGCTGCAACCCCGACCAGAGTCCCGCAAGAATCTTTATGCGGAATGATAAAGATTTGCCGCTTGAGATTCTCAACGGAAGACCGGGCTATATAAATTTTCTCGACGCATTAAACTCGTGGCAGTTAGTGCGTGAATTGAGAAAAACTTTGAATCTTCCTGCTGCTGCGTCATTTAAGCATGTGAGTCCGGCGGGTTCAGCTTTAGGTCTCCCATTAAGCGATAACGAGCGAAAATTATTCTTCGTTGACGATAAATTGAATATAAATGACTCGTTACTGGCCTGTGCTTATGCAAGAGCGCGGGGAACTGACAGACTCTCTTCTTTCGGTGATTGGATCGCCCTTAGTGATAAATGCGACGCGATAACAGCTGAATATATCAAACGTGAAGTATCTGACGGCGTTATTGCTCCCGATTATGAACCTGAAGCACTCGAAATCCTCAAGACCAAGCGCAAAGGAAATTACGCAGTTGTGAAGATTGACTCAAGTTATGAGCCTGATTTACTAGAGACTCGCGACGTTTTCGGGATTACGTTTGAGCAGTCAAGAAGCATTGCCCCCGTTGTTGAGCCTGCAAAATTTGACTCACCCGTTACTAATTCGCAGAGCATTCCGGATTTTGCAAGACGTGATTTAATTCTAGCGCTGATTACTCTTAAGTATACTCAATCAAATTCAGTGTGCGTTACTAAAGACGGTCAGACACTCGGAGTCGGAGCAGGCCAGCAGTCCAGGTTACATTGCGTAAAACTTGCGTGTGATAAGGCAGATTTACGAATTTTGCGCGAACACCCGAAAATTTTAGCTCTCGAATTTGACTCTAAAATAGGCAGACCTGAACGCGATAATGCAATTAATGTAATTCTCACAACTAACAGCGGCATTATTTCAGATTCTGAGCGTAAAGAATGGCTTGCAAATAATTTCGGCTCATCACTCGGAAGCGACGCATTTTTCCCGTTCCCTGACAATATCGAACGTGCAGCACTCAGCGGAATAAAATTTATTGCACAACCGGGAGGATCGATTCGCGACGATTTAGTGATTAAGGCTTGCGAGTCTCATAATATTTCTATGGTTATGACCGGCAAAAGATTATTTCATCATTAA
- the purD gene encoding phosphoribosylamine--glycine ligase, which yields MNVMIIGGGGREHVIAKYVAKNPKVSKLYALPGNGGISQIAECVNISAEDIDGIINFARSNAIDFAIVAPDDPLALGAVDKLESIGVKCFGPSQNAAIIESSKIFAKNLMTRYNIPTAKYKTFTNLDEALSHAALSDYPIVIKADGLAKGKGVTVAETFKQAREAIISCMRDKAFGTSGEKILIEECLRGPEVTVLAFTDGKTIIPLISSMDHKRAYDGNKGPNTGGMGVAAPNFYYSDEIADECMNKIFLPTIKALNQEGRTFKGCLYFGLMLTREGPKVIEYNCRFGDPEAEAVIPLLDSDLFDIMLAVRDEKLQDLDVKFKNLSSCCVILASGGYPGKYLSGYEIDFGQADNIEGVEIFHCGTKCENGKFYTSGGRVLAVNAVAKDFPSAREKAYEAVKYIKFEGMRYRSDIGAGTN from the coding sequence ATGAACGTAATGATAATCGGCGGAGGCGGGCGCGAACACGTAATCGCAAAATATGTCGCGAAAAATCCTAAAGTCAGCAAGTTATACGCTCTTCCGGGCAACGGGGGCATTTCTCAAATTGCGGAGTGCGTGAATATTTCAGCAGAAGACATTGACGGAATAATAAATTTTGCACGGTCAAACGCTATTGATTTCGCAATTGTCGCACCTGATGACCCTTTAGCGCTCGGAGCAGTAGATAAACTTGAGTCAATCGGCGTAAAATGTTTCGGTCCTTCTCAGAACGCAGCAATAATCGAGAGCAGCAAAATTTTCGCGAAAAACTTAATGACTCGTTACAACATTCCGACCGCAAAATATAAGACTTTCACGAACTTAGATGAGGCTTTATCACATGCTGCACTGTCAGATTATCCCATTGTAATAAAAGCTGACGGACTCGCAAAGGGGAAGGGCGTTACAGTCGCTGAAACCTTCAAGCAGGCAAGAGAAGCAATTATTTCATGCATGAGGGACAAAGCATTTGGTACGAGCGGCGAAAAAATTTTAATTGAAGAGTGTCTGCGCGGGCCGGAAGTTACTGTTTTAGCGTTCACTGACGGAAAAACTATAATCCCGCTTATTTCTTCAATGGATCACAAACGAGCTTACGACGGCAACAAAGGCCCGAATACAGGCGGAATGGGTGTCGCTGCTCCAAATTTTTATTACAGTGATGAAATTGCTGACGAGTGCATGAATAAAATTTTTCTCCCGACAATTAAAGCTCTTAATCAGGAAGGACGCACATTCAAAGGCTGTCTTTATTTCGGATTAATGCTGACTCGCGAAGGCCCTAAAGTTATCGAGTATAACTGCAGGTTCGGCGACCCTGAAGCTGAAGCCGTTATCCCGTTATTAGACAGTGATTTATTTGATATTATGCTCGCTGTACGTGATGAAAAATTGCAGGATTTAGACGTGAAATTTAAAAATTTGTCGTCATGCTGTGTTATTCTTGCGTCAGGAGGCTATCCGGGAAAATATTTATCAGGCTATGAAATTGATTTCGGCCAAGCAGATAATATCGAAGGAGTCGAAATTTTTCATTGCGGGACAAAGTGTGAAAACGGGAAATTTTACACGTCGGGCGGTCGGGTCTTGGCAGTAAATGCGGTTGCGAAAGATTTTCCGTCAGCTCGTGAAAAAGCGTATGAGGCAGTAAAATACATAAAATTTGAAGGTATGCGCTACAGGTCTGATATTGGAGCAGGCACAAATTAG
- a CDS encoding flagellar assembly protein FliW, which produces MSDMKIKTSRFGEVEYKQEDVLFFPRGIPAFENMHEWILAGNEDSAIKWLQSVNDGDLALPVTSPDAIQPDYNARIPEDELKMVGSINPADLALLIVVSIPPAAPWNMTANLRAPILINLKTHKAVQVIALNEEYPIRHIIFPEDVREKMKASAQLNGGDK; this is translated from the coding sequence ATGTCGGACATGAAGATAAAGACTTCTCGATTTGGGGAGGTCGAATATAAACAGGAAGACGTTTTATTTTTTCCGCGCGGGATACCTGCATTTGAGAACATGCACGAATGGATTTTAGCGGGCAATGAGGACAGCGCGATCAAATGGCTTCAGAGCGTCAACGATGGAGATTTAGCACTGCCGGTAACGTCCCCCGACGCAATTCAGCCGGACTACAACGCCCGAATCCCTGAAGATGAATTAAAAATGGTAGGCTCAATAAATCCTGCTGACCTCGCGTTATTAATCGTTGTCTCGATTCCTCCCGCTGCACCGTGGAATATGACAGCAAATTTGCGCGCGCCTATCCTCATAAATTTAAAGACTCATAAAGCAGTGCAGGTCATCGCCCTTAATGAAGAGTACCCTATCAGACATATAATTTTCCCTGAAGATGTCCGCGAAAAAATGAAGGCCTCTGCACAATTAAACGGAGGCGATAAATAA
- a CDS encoding tetratricopeptide repeat protein, with the protein MNHDLMDWLRDSINNKDDSTGTGLLLAPISITDKDLTRENVNVHETQESQAINSEINNLRENISNPLEAHEKNINAQESHESQIIDSQNITGRHENFISTSESHESQAVNSEINNVQENTPDSESFMREQIINSQNISDSHEQSTQESHETQIFDSQHIIDPDALNREQIINSQKIPDVSSMDKAQQEAATGFQLSLDEPPPELWGEINFDDDEDSSILYEQYQQGINFQEYNNQTPHGTNFTQRLQRILQERRERAAAENEKNSEPIQISYIKRAAVYCTSLVITILIAWLVLIYLQKKTPDYLNNKALALYNAGNFQESANEYQRAYKLYPDVLTFLRGLALSSEKAGNLQTAKISWEQYINSLPANDSADIEFAKNELSRLNNNNEPAQTKPEPEKITPLPTQKTPPTFSELMREGTESLNLGIYDSAIINFSQAIELNPNEINAYIGLIASYRHKGLYFDAKRIYDDAIKKFGRNPTLLTELQFLKEAH; encoded by the coding sequence TTGAATCATGATTTAATGGACTGGCTTAGAGACAGCATAAACAATAAAGATGACAGCACAGGGACGGGACTTCTGCTCGCCCCTATTAGTATTACGGACAAAGATTTAACGCGTGAAAATGTTAATGTGCATGAGACTCAAGAATCACAGGCAATTAACAGTGAAATTAATAACTTGCGTGAAAATATTTCTAATCCACTAGAAGCTCACGAGAAAAATATTAACGCGCAGGAGTCTCATGAATCACAAATAATTGACTCGCAAAACATTACAGGACGGCACGAAAATTTTATTAGCACGTCAGAGTCTCACGAATCACAGGCAGTCAACAGCGAAATTAATAACGTTCAAGAAAATACGCCCGACTCAGAATCTTTTATGCGCGAACAAATTATTAACTCGCAAAATATTTCAGACTCTCACGAACAAAGCACGCAAGAGTCTCACGAGACACAAATTTTTGACTCGCAACATATCATTGACCCAGACGCACTTAACCGCGAACAAATTATTAATTCGCAAAAAATTCCGGATGTCTCATCAATGGACAAAGCACAGCAGGAAGCAGCAACAGGCTTTCAATTGAGTCTCGACGAACCTCCGCCGGAACTCTGGGGAGAAATAAATTTTGACGATGACGAAGACTCCTCGATTCTTTATGAACAATATCAGCAGGGAATAAATTTTCAGGAATATAATAATCAGACTCCTCACGGAACTAATTTCACTCAACGATTGCAGAGAATCCTACAAGAACGCAGAGAACGAGCCGCCGCCGAAAACGAGAAAAACTCAGAACCTATACAAATTTCATATATAAAGCGCGCTGCTGTTTATTGCACAAGTCTTGTAATCACGATTTTAATTGCGTGGCTGGTATTGATTTATTTGCAGAAGAAAACTCCCGATTACTTGAATAATAAAGCTCTTGCACTCTATAACGCGGGCAATTTTCAAGAGTCAGCTAACGAATATCAACGCGCTTATAAACTTTATCCCGATGTATTAACTTTCTTGCGGGGACTTGCTTTATCTTCCGAGAAGGCCGGAAACTTGCAGACCGCAAAAATTTCGTGGGAACAGTATATAAATTCTCTTCCGGCAAATGACAGCGCAGATATTGAATTTGCAAAAAATGAACTCTCACGCCTGAATAATAATAACGAGCCAGCGCAGACAAAGCCCGAACCCGAAAAAATTACTCCCCTGCCCACGCAAAAAACTCCGCCGACTTTCAGTGAATTAATGCGTGAAGGCACAGAATCTCTCAATCTCGGAATCTATGACAGCGCAATAATAAATTTCTCGCAGGCAATAGAACTTAACCCTAACGAAATTAACGCGTATATCGGCCTGATAGCTTCTTATAGACACAAAGGTTTATATTTCGACGCTAAACGAATTTACGACGACGCAATAAAAAAATTCGGCAGGAACCCGACTCTATTAACTGAACTACAATTTTTGAAGGAGGCTCATTAA
- a CDS encoding sel1 repeat family protein: MSITLELDAKHEQRLELVCKTLELDSTGALSEALDIFFRKLVTEGKIPIEESMSGISDPSSEKDYKLEDIPDIKNDKKYGLTAKERESLGKTAKKNLSKAEQGDPAAQNVMGTYYESGNGLEKNYDKAIYWYTKAAEQGNTNAQYHLGVLYNKAKENPLRAYFWFEVARMCGFNITHIHQDYIIRLTEMLSPRQIKSAQDEAVKKVKAIQGGK, encoded by the coding sequence ATGTCTATCACTCTTGAACTTGACGCAAAACACGAACAGAGACTCGAACTTGTCTGTAAAACTTTGGAGCTTGACTCAACCGGTGCATTGTCTGAAGCTCTTGATATTTTCTTCCGCAAACTTGTAACAGAAGGCAAAATCCCCATCGAGGAGTCAATGTCAGGAATCAGCGACCCATCTTCAGAAAAAGATTATAAGCTCGAAGATATACCAGACATCAAGAATGACAAGAAATACGGTCTCACAGCAAAAGAACGTGAGAGTCTCGGCAAGACAGCAAAGAAAAATTTATCCAAAGCCGAACAAGGAGACCCCGCCGCACAAAATGTTATGGGCACTTACTACGAGAGCGGTAACGGACTCGAAAAAAATTACGACAAAGCTATTTACTGGTACACTAAAGCAGCTGAACAGGGTAACACTAACGCGCAATATCATTTAGGCGTTCTCTACAACAAGGCGAAAGAAAATCCTTTACGCGCTTATTTCTGGTTTGAGGTCGCGAGAATGTGCGGATTTAATATCACTCATATTCATCAAGACTATATAATCAGATTAACTGAAATGCTTTCTCCACGTCAAATAAAATCAGCTCAGGACGAGGCAGTAAAGAAAGTTAAAGCTATTCAGGGAGGCAAATAA
- a CDS encoding phosphoribosylformylglycinamidine cyclo-ligase, producing MTYKQNSYKDSGVDVTAGYEAVKLMRAHVERTKIKGVFSDLGGFGGMFELPEGLKNPVLVSGTDGVGTKLKIAFALDKHDSIGIDCVAMCVNDVLCSGARPLFFLDYVAVGKNYPEKVAEIVSGVAEGCVQSNCALIGGETAEMPGFYPVNEYDLAGFAVGVVEREKILKPSDVKQGDIIIALPSSGVHSNGFSLVRKILADYDLKQYINEFGKTLGNELLTPTKIYVRQVLPVIEKIKSIAHITGGGFYENIPRAFNNGLSAKIELAKIKTPPVFDFLRKAGNLDIDEMFHVFNMGVGMILFAASENVDSILKKLSDAYIIGEIVKSEGGVILW from the coding sequence ATGACTTACAAGCAAAATTCTTATAAAGACTCTGGCGTTGACGTTACAGCAGGCTACGAGGCTGTAAAATTAATGCGCGCTCACGTTGAACGCACAAAAATTAAAGGCGTTTTCTCGGATTTAGGCGGATTCGGCGGAATGTTCGAGCTTCCTGAAGGACTCAAGAATCCCGTTTTAGTCAGCGGCACAGACGGAGTCGGCACAAAATTAAAAATTGCTTTTGCCCTCGATAAACATGACTCAATCGGCATTGACTGTGTTGCTATGTGCGTTAATGATGTTCTTTGTTCGGGTGCGAGACCGTTATTTTTTCTTGATTATGTAGCTGTCGGGAAAAATTATCCGGAAAAAGTTGCTGAAATCGTGTCGGGCGTTGCTGAAGGGTGCGTGCAGTCAAATTGCGCGTTAATCGGCGGAGAAACTGCAGAGATGCCCGGATTCTATCCCGTTAATGAATATGATTTGGCCGGTTTTGCTGTCGGAGTCGTTGAGCGCGAAAAAATTTTAAAGCCTTCTGACGTTAAACAAGGAGATATTATTATTGCTCTGCCTTCAAGCGGTGTGCATTCAAACGGGTTCTCGCTCGTGAGAAAAATTTTAGCAGATTATGACCTCAAGCAATATATAAACGAGTTCGGCAAAACTTTGGGCAATGAACTTTTGACTCCTACAAAAATTTATGTCCGTCAAGTATTACCCGTTATCGAGAAAATTAAATCTATCGCTCATATCACAGGCGGAGGCTTTTACGAGAATATACCAAGAGCTTTTAATAATGGACTCTCGGCAAAAATTGAACTCGCGAAAATTAAGACTCCCCCCGTTTTTGATTTTCTCAGGAAGGCCGGAAATCTCGATATTGACGAAATGTTTCACGTTTTTAATATGGGCGTAGGAATGATTTTATTTGCTGCTTCCGAAAACGTTGACTCGATTCTGAAAAAATTAAGCGATGCATATATAATCGGAGAAATAGTAAAATCTGAAGGAGGCGTAATTTTATGGTGA